A stretch of Camelina sativa cultivar DH55 chromosome 18, Cs, whole genome shotgun sequence DNA encodes these proteins:
- the LOC104761443 gene encoding transcription termination factor MTERF8, chloroplastic, which translates to MVILSLVSCSFSVFSPPTTNLRLHLPPVTAALCSHGAFPASSSFRSELRPLLFRYLDRRETALVFRCSCLSSPVNAGSQTVAESLFSLFQDIGFREEETEMVLEKNPDIKSESLDKIGARVASLQSLKINGFALQGLIAKCPNLLTSVELDPVVNFLVDELEGRLEPELVERLLAVVDTSILLSFIQKVRLLILHGIPKEKISHVLSKVYLNKLLYQKSVEDIERLISFLEPFGGIGIIARRPVILNSDLDSQLIPRVDFIRDLSGEDDFATGTVLRRLPAILSYSVEHMNSHVEFLKSFAGLTTEQVFKIVHVFPNVISTSKERKLRPRIEFLKECGFDSPGMFKFLSKAPLYLALSEDNLSHKLGFLVKIGYKHRTKELAFAMGAVTRTSSDNMQRVIGLYLSYGLSFEDILAMSTKHPQVLQYNYSSLEEKLEYLIEYMGREVEELLAFPAFLGYKLDSRIKHRYEEKLKSRGENMSLNKLLTVSAERFSKAAKDIEMICL; encoded by the exons ATGGTGATCTTATCTCTCGTCTCTTGTTCCTTCTCCGTTTTCTCACCGCCGACTACTAATCTCCGTCTTCATCTCCCGCCGGTTACAGCTGCTCTCTGTTCCCATGGAGCCTTCcctgcttcttcttcatttcgGTCTGAGCTACGGCCATTGCTTTTCCGCTACTTAGATCGTCGGGAAACTGCTCTTGTTTTCCGATGTAGTTGCCTTAGTTCTCCGGTTAACGCCGGAAGTCAAACCG ttGCAGAGTCTCTGTTTTCGTTATTCCAAGATATTGggtttagagaagaagaaactgagatGGTTTTAGAGAAGAACCCAGATATAAAGTCGGAATCTTTGGATAAAATCGGCGCTCGTGTTGCTTCTCTTCAGTCTCTGAAAATCAATGGCTTTGCGCTTCAGGGTTTGATAGCAAAGTGCCCTAATTTATTGACTTCAGTAGAATTAGATCCCGTTGTTAATTTCTTGGTTGATGAACTCGAAGGAAGGCTTGAGCCTGAACTAGTTGAGCGCTTACTTGCTGTGGTAGACACATCTATCTTGCTTAGTTTCATTCAGAAGGTGAGATTGCTTATCCTCCATGGTATACCTAAAGAAAAGATCTCTCACGTATTGAGCAAAGTGTACTTAAATAAACTGCTGTATCAGAAATCAGTTGAAGACATTGAGAGATTGATTAGTTTCTTGGAACCTTTTGGTGGAATCGGTATAATAGCGAGGCGGCCAGTGATTCTCAATAGTGACTTGGATAGTCAGTTGATTCCTAGGGTTGATTTCATTAGGGATCTAAGCGGGGAAGACGATTTCGCCACTGGAACCGTGCTACGTAGACTCCCTGCTATATTGAGTTATAGTGTTGAGCATATGAACAGCCATGTTGAGTTTCTTAAGTCTTTTGCTGGCTTGACGACTGAACAAGTGTTTAAGATTGTTCATGTGTTCCCTAATGTTATCAGCACTAGTAAAGAGAGGAAACTGCGGCCGAGGATAGAGTTTCTGAAGGAATGCGGCTTTGATTCCCCTGGTATGTTCAAATTCTTGAGCAAAGCACCGTTGTATCTAGCTTTATCTGAAGATAATCTCTCGCACAAACTCGGGTTTCTGGTGAAGATTGGATATAAGCATAGAACAAAGGAACTGGCTTTTGCGATGGGAGCTGTGACCAGAACAAGCTCTGACAATATGCAGAGGGTGATTGGACTGTACTTGAGCTACGGTCTTTCGTTTGAAGACATTCTAGCTATGAGCACAAAGCATCCTCAAGTCCTGCAGtataattatagttctttaGAGGAAAAACTGGAGTATTTGATCGAGTACATGGGTCGTGAAGTCGAAGAGCTTCTTGCATTCCCTGCATTTCTTGGGTACAAGCTTGATAGCAGGATCAAGCATAGGTATGAAGAAAAGTTGAAGAGCAGAGGTGAAAACATGTCTCTTAACAAGCTTTTGACAGTATCAGCTGAAAGATTCTCTAAGGCTGCCAAAGACATCGAAATGATTTGTTTATGA
- the LOC104761444 gene encoding uncharacterized protein LOC104761444, giving the protein MEGKIQTLLSTILIVTLCATTLVKPGLAQLPTIPGFSPPGSPIDLAKCWSSLLNIQGCKMEIFKSALTGKFENVGRTSCKAFTEIDAKCWPKMFPLNPFFPPLLKDGCSRINAAAPSLATSELSIIPGFSLPGSPVDITKCWSSLSSVEGCVSEIFKSVFTGKFGNVGHMCCKAFSDVDSKCWPHMFPLNPFFPPLLKDSCSRIEAAAPTHK; this is encoded by the coding sequence ATGGAAGGTAAGATCCAAACTCTTCTCTCTACTATTCTAATTGTAACTTTGTGTGCCACTACTTTAGTGAAGCCGGGGCTAGCTCAACTCCCTACCATTCCTGGCTTTTCTCCTCCTGGCTCCCCAATTGATCTAGCAAAATGCTGGTCATCGCTCCTTAACATTCAAGGTTGCAAAATGGAAATCTTCAAATCTGCTTTAACCGGTAAGTTTGAAAATGTTGGACGGACATCCTGCAAGGCGTTTACCGAAATCGATGCAAAGTGTTGGCCAAAAATGTTTCCACTGAATCCTTTCTTCCCTCCTCTTCTCAAGGATGGTTGCTCTCGTATCAACGCAGCTGCTCCCTCACTTGCAACATCTGAACTCTCTATTATTCCTGGATTTTCTCTTCCTGGTTCTCCGGTTGATATCACAAAATGCTGGTCATCACTCTCTAGCGTCGAAGGTTGTGTATCTGAGATATTCAAATCAGTATTCACAGGAAAGTTTGGTAATGTTGGACATATGTGTTGCAAAGCGTTTTCGGACGTAGATTCAAAGTGTTGGCCACATATGTTTCCGCTAAATCCCTTCTTCCCTCCTCTTCTCAAAGATAGTTGCTCTCGCATCGAAGCAGCTGCTCCTACACATAAGTGA
- the LOC104761445 gene encoding protochlorophyllide reductase A, chloroplastic produces MALQAASLISSAFSVRKDGKLNASASSFKESSLFGVSLSEQIKADFVSSSLRCKNLRNNNAIIRAQAIATSTPSVTKPSLDRKKTLRKGNVVVTGASSGLGLATAKALAETGKWHVIMACRDFLKAGRAAKSAGMPRDSYTVMHMDLASLDSVRQFVDNFRRAEMPLDVLVCNAAVYQPTANQPTFTAEGFELSVGTNHLGHFLLSRLLIDDLKNSDYPSKRLIIVGSITGNTNTLAGIVPPKANLGDLRGLAGGLNGLNSSAMIDGGDFNGAKAYKDSKVCNMLTMQEFHRRFHEETGITFASLYPGCIATTGLFREHIPLFRTLFPPFQKYITKGYVSEREAGKRLAQVVSDPSLTKSGVYWSWNKSSASFENQLSQEASDIQKARRVWEVSEKLVGLA; encoded by the exons ATGGCCCTTCAAGCTGCTTCTTTAATTTCCTCTGCTTTCTCTGTTCGCAAAGAT GGAAAACTTAATGCTTCAGCATCATCATTTAAAGAGTCCAGTTTGTTTGGTGTTTCACTTTCAGAACAAATCAAAGCTGACTTCGTCTCTTCCTCATTGAGATGCAAG AACTTGAGGAATAATAATGCGATTATTCGAGCTCAAGCAATCGCGACTTCAACTCCTTCGGTCACAAAACCTTCCTTAGACCGCAAAAAAACCCTTAGAAAAGGAAACGTTGTTGTCACAGGAGCTTCCTCAGGGCTAGGTTTAGCAACAGCCAAGGCATTAGCCGAGACAGGTAAATGGCACGTGATAATGGCGTGCAGAGATTTCCTCAAGGCCGGGAGAGCTGCTAAATCCGCAGGGATGCCTAGGGACAGCTACACTGTGATGCATATGGACTTAGCCTCTTTGGACAGCGTGAGACAGTTCGTTGATAACTTCAGGCGAGCCGAGATGCCTCTTGATGTGTTGGTTTGCAATGCCGCGGTTTATCAGCCAACGGCTAATCAACCTACTTTCACTGCCGAAGGGTTTGAGCTTAGCGTTGGGACGAACCATTTGGGCCACTTTCTTCTTTCAAGACTGTTGATTGACGACTTGAAGAACTCGGATTATCCGTCGAAACGTCTCATCATTGTTGGATCCATAACTG GAAACACTAATACATTGGCGGGGATTGTACCTCCGAAGGCGAATCTTGGGGACTTGAGGGGACTAGCAGGGGGACTGAACGGGCTAAACAGCTCGGCTATGATAGATGGAGGAGATTTTAACGGTGCAAAGGCGTACAAAGACAGTAAAGTCTGCAACATGTTGACAATGCAGGAGTTTCATAGGCGTTTCCATGAAGAAACAGGCATCACCTTCGCTTCCCTTTACCCCGGTTGTATCGCGACGACAGGTTTGTTCAGAGAGCATATTCCTCTCTTCCGTACTCTCTTCCCTCCTTTCCAGAAGTACATCACAAAAGGTTACGTCTCCGAGAGAGAGGCTGGGAAAAGGCTTGCTCAG GTGGTGAGTGATCCAAGCTTGACGAAGTCGGGAGTGTATTGGAGCTGGAACAAGAGCTCGGCTTCATTTGAGAATCAGTTGTCTCAAGAAGCTAGCGATATCCAGAAGGCTCGCAGAGTTTGGGAAGTCAGCGAGAAGCTAGTAGGCTTGGCCTAA
- the LOC104761446 gene encoding WD repeat-containing protein 44-like, whose translation MMKMMMMNRRSNVVRFETKVKEEEEEEKDDNDDCFYESLDRVLSSCSCSTSNSDYDSDPNISDSIHDPSPFPVPVFPMGSSGFELWKSEPESVSERRIRLLRGLGLSNEPDLPPPASHLRSRSRRKGICSSHFSRSVPSDVLVSKHQGKCVLRSDAAGSDNVDLGKSRQYTGSRCSCSSPVNMLNDDHTGKSRMRNGGNNGVDVLSKEPTMEIRDNLSHGNGRDVDLDEQMCTIRNLDTGKEFVVNEVREDGMLEKLKEVGTDRQLTIEEFEMCVGTSPIVLELMRRQNVENVCKDSVDMVTNVSGSRVTKHRRRGSWLKSIKNVASSVTGYKERRSTDDRDSPSERGGQRFSSATDDSRDTSFHDPERVKVRQYGKSCKELTALFKSQEIQAHKGSIWSIKFTLDGRYLASAGEDCVIQIWKVVESERKGELLSVDKQEDGSINLFLLANGSPEPVSMSPKRRGRTSFSRKSVSLDNVLVPEAVFGLSEKPVCSFVGHLDDVLDLSWSKSQHLLSSSMDKTVRLWDLSSKTCLKVFSHSDYVTCIQFNPVDDNYFISGSLDAKVRIWSIPDHQVVDWNDLHEMVTAACYTPDGQGALVGSYKGTCCLYNTHDNKLQQRREINLKNRKKKTHHKKITGFQFVAGSSSEVLVTSADSRTRVVDGVDLVHKFKGFRNTNSQISASLTSNGKFLVSASEDSNVYVWNYDSDSRPGKSKRVTVTNSYEHFYCRDVSVAAPWPGKISNNQTSNIPEQAPFTANNPPTPVNDPTNNKTVTNGIISSATNRYFFDRISATWPEEKLMIAAKNRARTSPRVSVDMSNGPVNTKPSASAWSMVIVTGGLRGEIRTFQNFGFPVRL comes from the exons atgatgaagatgatgatgatgaacagaCGAAGCAACGTCGTCAGATTTGAAACCaaggtaaaagaagaagaagaagaagaaaaagatgacaaTGACGATTGTTTCTATGAATCTCTCGATCGTGTTCTCTCTTCTTGCTCTTGTTCTACTTCCAACTCTGATTACGACTCTGATCCCAACATCTCTGATTCGATCCACGATCCGAGTCCCTTCCCTGTTCCTGTGTTCCCTATGGGAAGCTCTGGGTTCGAGCTTTGGAAATCTGAGCCTGAATCTGTGTCGGAGAGACGAATCAGGCTTTTGCGTGGTTTGGGGCTTAGCAACGAGCCGGATCTACCCCCGCCGGCGAGTCATCTCCGGTCTAGAAGTCGGAGGAAAGGGATTTGTAGTTCGCATTTCTCTAGATCGGTTCCTTCTGATGTTTTGGTTTCTAAACACCAAGGTAAATGCGTGTTGAGATCAGATGCGGCAGGTAGTGACAATGTCGATCTTGGTAAGTCTCGTCAGTATACTGGATCTCgctgttcttgttcttctcctgTAAATATGCTTAACGATGATCATACTGGGAAGTCTCGTATGCGTAATGGTGGTAACAATGGTGttgatgttttaagcaaagaGCCTACTATGGAAATTAGGGACAATTTATCTCATGGGAATGGTAGAGATGTTGATTTAGACGAGCAAATGTGTACCATTAGGAATCTAGATACTGGAAAAGAGTTTGTTGTGAATGAGGTCCGAGAAGATGGGATGTTGGAGAAGTTGAAGGAGGTAGGTACAGATCGGCAATTGACTATTGAGGAGTTTGAGATGTGTGTTGGGACGTCCCCGATCGTGCTTGAGCTGATGAGGAGGCAAAATGTTGAAAATGTTTGTAAAGACTCTGTTGATATGGTCACTAATGTTAGTGGAAGCAGAGTGACTAAGCATAGAAGGAGAGGGAGTTGGTTAAAGAGTATAAAGAATGTTGCTAGTAGTGTGACTGGGTATAAAGAGCGACGAAGCACCGATGATAGGGATTCACCGTCCGAGAGAGGTGGTCAGAGGTTTAGCTCTGCAACTGATGATAGCCGAGATACGTCCTTTCATGACCCTGAGAGAGTTAAGGTTAGGCAGTATGGAAAGTCATGTAAAGAGCTCACAGCACTTTTCAAGAGCCAAGAGATTCAAGCTCATAAAGGGTCGATTTGGAGCATTAAGTTCACTTTGGATGGGAGGTATCTTGCTAGTGCTGGTGAGGATTGTGTTATTCAGATTTGGAAAGTTGTTGAGTcagaaagaaaaggagaactCTTGTCCGTTGATAAACAAGAAGATGGGAgcattaatttgtttcttttagcaAATGGGTCACCAGAACCAGTTTCAATGTCTCCAAAGAGAAGAGGGAGAACTTCATTTAGCCGAAAATCAGTGAGCTTGGACAATGTTCTTGTTCCAGAGGCAGTCTTCGGTCTCTCAGAGAAACCGGTGTGTTCATTTGTTGGGCATTTGGATGACGTACTTGACCTTTCATGGTCAAAATCTCAG caCCTTCTTTCCTCTTCCATGGACAAGACTGTTCGACTATGGGACTTATCTAGCAAGACCTGTTTGAAAGTCTTCTCACATAGTGACTACG TGACTTGCATCCAGTTTAATCCTGTAGATGACAATTACTTCATCAGCGGATCTTTGGATGCAAAAGTTCGGATATGGAGCATTCCTGATCATCAAGTTGTTGACTGGAACGATCTTCATGAGATGGTCACAGCTGCCTGCTATACACCGGATGGGCAG GGTGCATTGGTTGGTTCATACAAAGGAACATGTTGCTTATACAACACACATG ATAACAAACTGCAGCAGAGGCGTGAAATCAATCTGaagaacagaaaaaagaaaacccatCACAAGAAAATCACTGGTTTTCAG TTTGTGGCGGGAAGTTCATCAGAAGTGCTCGTCACATCTGCAGATTCACGTACACGGGTTGTTGACGGTGTTGACCTTGTTCACAAATTTAAAG GATTTCGCAACACGAATAGCCAAATCTCGGCTTCACTTACATCAAACGGGAAATTCTTAGTCTCAGCAAGCGAAGACTCTAATGTGTATGTATGGAACTACGACTCAGACTCTCGACCTGGGAAAAGCAAACGTGTCACAGTCACGAACTCATACGAACACTTTTACTGTCGAGACGTCTCTGTGGCTGCACCTTGGCCAGGCAAAATCAGTAACAACCAAACCAGCAACATCCCCGAGCAGGCACCCTTCACAGCCAATAACCCTCCAACACCTGTCAACGAtccaaccaacaacaaaaccGTCACTAACGGTATCATTTCAAGCGCCACAAACCGATACTTCTTCGATAGAATCTCAGCGACATGGCCTGAGGAGAAACTCATGATAGCTGCAAAGAACAGAGCCCGGACTAGCCCTCGTGTGAGCGTAGACATGTCTAACGGACCGGTTAACACAAAACCAAGTGCCTCAGCTTGGTCTATGGTGATTGTGACTGGCGGTTTACGAGGAGAAATCAGAACATTTCAGAATTTTGGATTTCCGGTTCGCCTTTGA
- the LOC109130610 gene encoding putative defensin-like protein 66, with protein MGSSKLMVTFILVATLAISYNFFSVETRISSVQAAAPTCEKDCTEKFLTQDCYKYCVGLTYKRGVCILSEGLPPKSSTYRCCCS; from the exons ATGGGTTCCTCCAAACTGATGGTTACATTCATTCTTGTTGCTACGCTGGCCATCTCTTATAACTTTTTCTCTG TTGAAACGAGAATTAGCAGCGTGCAAGCTGCGGCTCCTACTTGCGAAAAAGATTGTACTGAGAAATTCTTGACTCAAGACTGCTATAAATATTGTGTAGGCTTGACTTATAAACGTGGTGTTTGCATTTTATCCGAAGGACTTCCTCCAAAATCTTCTACAtatcgttgttgttgttcgtAA
- the LOC104763448 gene encoding defensin-like protein 69, with amino-acid sequence MGSSKLLIAFTLVVVMAISYDLFDGIGINARTVPPTCYESCNATFHSPECNKMCVGLAYKDGSCMYPPPALDGPPQKRPYFPRCCCNPIILPPPSL; translated from the exons ATGGGTTCTTCCAAATTGTTGATTGCATTCACTCTCGTGGTTGTGATGGCCATTTCCTATGACCTCTTCGATG GAATAGGAATAAATGCAAGAACTGTGCCTCCGACTTGCTACGAAAGTTGTAACGCAACATTTCATAGTCCAGAATGTAACAAAATGTGTGTAGGATTGGCTTATAAAGATGGTAGCTGCATGTATCCTCCCCCTGCCCTTGATGGTCCTCCTCAGAAGCGACCTTACTTTCCTCGTTGTTGTTGTAACCCTATCATTCTTCCACCTCCTTCTCTTTGA